The Schistocerca gregaria isolate iqSchGreg1 unplaced genomic scaffold, iqSchGreg1.2 ptg000744l, whole genome shotgun sequence genomic interval GAGAAGGGTGGCGACGCGACGGAGATGGTTTCTttgtaggtggggggggggaggccgTGCTTCCTGCAGAAGATGGAGAGCGTGGACACGTAGTCGGGAGATGGGGTGGATGGGGGGAGGGAGAGGTCGTCGCGGTGAGGGGTGCTGAGCATTGATGggttgaggaggggagggggggcgcgAAGTGAGTCTTCGTGGAGGGGTTGATAGGCTGGTCGGCGAGAGGCTTCGGGGCCGGGGAGGAGGAGCATGGGGAAGTCAtgctgggggtggaggggggggatgTCCGGTTCCGGGAGGAAGGGCATGAGTTTTTTGCGGAAGTGGTCCCAGGAGGCGGAGGAGTAGCATTCGGTGAGTCCGTACTTGCAGACGAGTTGGTATTGGGGTTGCGTGACGATGTGTGTGACGCTGACGGTGGGGGCGCAGAGGCAGGTTTGGTTGGGCGAGAAGGGTACCGGGCAATAGGAGGTGTCGAGGCGGACGAGTTTGCAGGGGGGGAGTGAGGGGTAGCTAAGGACTTGGTCGAGttgggggggggtgaggaggaggtggcAGTTGGGGTTGGAGCAGAAGGTGTCGAGGGATTCCGAGATGGCGACCTGTCCGTCGCTGGCGAAGGGGACGACGAGGAATTGCGGTGCTTGGTGGTCGGTCGTGCGCCGGGAGTGTATTCTGAGACACTGGGAGAGGTGCTGGGCGGTTCTGTGAGAGAGGACGCAAATGAGGAGCTGGATTTCGGAGTGGCTCAGAATTTGGCACAGTTTGGAGAACTTCGACTGTTGAAAGCTGTTTTTTTGCAGCTGGGACTTGACGTGGTCGGTGACGAACATATAGGGGTTCTGAAGGACGGAGCCAGACCTCTGGTTCGGGTAGAAGAGCTTGACGCTCTCGAGCATCGACCTGGAGAGCTCGAAGAGAGGCTTTTCTGGAATTTCGAAGATGGAGGCGCATTCGAGTGCGGAGAGCATGTTGAGGAGGTGAGACACCGACTGGACGAACCGATCGGACTTGCACAGCTTTTGGAGCTGGGACAAGCGGGACATGAGCGGGGAGAAGTATGAGGACGAGAGTTTCAAGTACTTCAAGTATTCGTTCATAGAGTGTTCGTGGAAGGAAATGTGAAAATCGGGCTCGTCGGACGTGTCGTCGGAATCGGCCTCAATGGATGCCAACATGTCCAAACAAGGGTCGAACATGCGCACGTACTCGAATTGGCAGTGGCGGGGCCCGTCCCAGTTGTCGTTGTATCGGCGGCTGTGAAAAAAAAGCGTACACGCCACTATCACGCAGCGAAACATGTCCTGAATGTATTTTTCGACTCGCTCTGCTGCGGGTTGTTCTAAAACCTCCCACGACTGCCACCTCGAGCCCGTGGCGTCAGACACCTGGCAGGACTTCTTTGGCGCAGCGTACGCACAGAAGCGGGGGTTCATCCGCAACTTCCTCAGCTCGGCGACGGCCCTCTCCTGCAACTCGCTCTGCGTCAACACCTTCACCAACTGATAGTCACCCCCCGAAAAAACGTAGTTCATAAGCGCGCACTTCTCGGCCATCCCCTTGATCGGCTCGTCCAGTATCACCGTCCAGGTCTCCCTGTCCCTCAAGACGGCCTCGGTGCACACCCCGTAGCTCAAAAAAATCACGCGCGTCGACTCGTCCTTCAGCAGCGAGCTGTCAAAGCGATTCGCACAAAACGCCGCCTGTTTCGACGACTCCAGCTCGCACCACTCGTACTGCATCTTCAGCTCCACCTCGTCGCTCGACACGCACATCACCCTGTTCCTGCGACCCTGCGCCAACCTGTAATTGATCAACATCGACGTCAAGTCTACACAACATGTGGCATCCCAACATTCGcatacacacgcgcacacacgaaaAGAGCCCGTCAGTAATCGAACCTCTCTCTCCCTCGCCCCCCGCCCATTCAGGCCGCACGCGCGAGGACGCGGCCAAATGCGTACGCATCTTCGCCTCTCTGTTCGGCACCACCTCCAGCAAGCACGCCCCCGCGTCCATGTTGTCTAACACCCAACACATCTGAAAAAACGCGTCCTTCAGGTAGCGGCACGGCACCCTCCTGCTCAAGTCCTCAATTTTGACCTCGTTCAATCTAACTCCCTCCCGTCAGACGCGTTTTCGCCCAAAAACGACCGGTAAGTCCGTGCATCCACCCTCACACTCGCCGAACTCACAACCTCCATCACGCGCCCGCAAACGAACCGCTCCCATATAGTTTCCTGGCACAGCTGTCGGAAGCTCCTCGCCGTCTGAAACCTGCTGATCCAGCGCTGATCTGTGCACGCCGAGAAATTCGACGCGTCGTCTCGCAACAGCCTCGCCAATAAGGCGCGGCTGCCGAAGTCCACGCGATGTTCCATCTGTCAGTGGCACCCAATCCAAAATACACAACGCCCCGCAAAAAAAAAGAGGTACTTTTTTTCCACGAGCACAACGGCCTCGTTTATCCGCCTCGGCGCCCTCCGCGGCGCGTCGGACGGGGCCGGACGACGCGGTCGGACGGGTCCTGCGAGAGGCCGTTCCACCGCCGTTCCTCCGCCGAGGCGCCCGCCGCGCGCCGTGCGCTCGCCCGCGTCTGCGAGcgacgagaattttttttttttgcacttcctCGCCGCGCCACGCCGACCCCCGACACCGAAAACTCAGAGCCCTTAAAGAGGTGCGTTGGCGGCTACTTCGTCAGCGGAGAGCTCGAATGAATAGAGTGCCTCGGGACCCACGTTGCTATCCTCGGCCGTTTGCGGCTCTCCCGACCACACCTGGACCAGCTCGCCGCGATACCACGCCAGCCCCAGAGGGGGCAAGAAGGTCACTGCGTGCAAAATCAGCGACGTCGGGTACACCGGGCCGACCCAGAGCCGCGCGGCGAACATGAGCAACAGACCGCACAAATAACTCAAATGAGTGACCGCGTAATAGCTGTTGAACGCCGGCGACCCCTTCTCCTTGAGGAAGCTGTGCCTGTACAAAACGTTCACCAGCGAGCCAGGGAGAATGACGTGTCCTATTCCCAACAGCACAGTGTTCACGTTCCAACTTCCATACATAAAAGTGCACACATACTCGTGAAGCCTAAATAGCAGTTGTGGACAAACGGACTTGAGAGGCGCTCGGGCGTTAGTGTGTGTTTCCGTCGGCGTCTTGGCGACGTCTCAGACGCGGCGTGGTTCAACGGGGGTCGGTGCCGCGCGGACGGAGTCGCACTCTCTGAGTCGCGGAGAGAGCTCGTGGGAGGGAGTTTCCTCTGGTCGCGAGAGCCGAAAGCGGACGCGCCCCGTCCGACGCCCAGTTGCGCGCGCCTGATCAAGTCGGGGAATCGCTACGTTTTTCTACGTACGGCTGAGAGCTCAGGATGGGATAAATCGTCTCGCCAGGCAGGAAGAGCGTGATCGGGAGGCGCGTTAGTGTGTGAACGATGTCTACGAGTGCGTCTACAAAGAGGTATTGGGACATGAAGACCCACGCGGCGTCGAACACCAGGAAGACGAGCAACATGTAATAGAGGAACTTGGCAGGTATGGAGGCCATTTTGGTGATAAAGAACGAAATCAGCGACACCGCGAAGAAGTTCTGAAGTAGCGGGACGTCACGGAGAATCCACCAGATCGCGAGGACGACCGTCAATGCGGACGCCAGGAATCGGGGCACAAAGAGCACATTGATGAAGAGCCGGTCTCTCAAAAAGGGCTCAATTTGACGGACAGGATATTTTTTGAAGTCGGAATTTGGCCGAACCAGACATAGATCAAGACGGTCAGGAGGTCGGAGGATGCCGCGACCGAAAGCACGATTGGGACGAACATGGCGGCGTTGCGCATGGTCAATCTCGAGCGCGCCGTCGAGAACCAAATGAGAAATATCTGAAGCAGTGCCATAAAAATCAGGGACAGCCACAAACGCAATCTTTTCTGTTTGGGGAGGCGGGGGTGATCGCGGGGGCGGGCGTGGCCCGTCTCGCTCGCGGTCGTCAGGACGAgcgcgaaaaaaaaaaagcaaggaacATAacggagtgtgtgtgcgtgtgtgagagtGCAGTGCTGTCCAGCGGCGCGGACGAGGGTGTGTGgtgcacacacgcgagacagatatctgTCCAGCGGCGCCGGcgagggggtgtgtgtgtgtgaagtggccTCCGTCCAGCGGCGCGGACgagggtgtgtgtgcgtgtgtgaggcgGAGTGGCCTCCGTCCAGCGGCGCGGACgagggtgtgtgtgcgtgtgtgaggcgGAGTGGCCTCCGTCCAGCGACGCCGGCGaggggtgtgtgtgcgtgtgtgagagtTCAGTGGAGCGGCCTCTGTCCAGCGGCGCCCCCGCGGGCGGAGGGTTGTTTGCCGCGCGCGCGGCAGCAGAGGTGCGACTGGGCGAGTTTCTGGGTGTGCGCGTACTTTTTTTATCGAAGCCGAGGGGCGCGAAAGAGGAAAGTTCGACAGACGCCTGCACCTTGTATTTCAGAATGGAGCAGTAAGTGGCGAGAGTTGCCAACAGGAGCAACATGAAGATGCCGGGGCCGAGAAACAGCGACCTGTAGTGCTCACGAGCTCGGGgttaatgtgggggggggggggacatgagaGCGACGCGCGGTGAGGCGGTTTTACGTGCCAGGTATAAAGGACCATTTGGAACGCAGGCCGGGGAGACGCTTAGCGGGGGTGGCGGTGTTTCGATGCGCGGCATGCAGGCGGTCCAGACACACGATGGGCTCGccgaagagagagggaggagagcgGTGCGCCGGCGACGGGCGTATGTACGTTATTGAACGAAAAAAGGGAGAAGAAGCTGTGgtagaattataaatgaaaaaaaaaaaagggtttgcGTCATTGTCGTATACTTAGCGATACGCGTTGGAGGCTGAGGGCCGGAAATCGCGGCATCGGTGTCATAGGAAAGCGCGATGGCGGACTTTCATAAGGCGATAGCGAAGGCAATCAAGGCAAGTCAGAGTCTTTAGGATGCGAAGGGGCGTCGGTTGAGAGATGTGTGTGTGCGTACTGCGTGtgtacgggaggggggggggtttgaCAGCTGGCGCGTGCTGACTGACCGTTGCGCGAGGACAGGCCAAGGGCTTGCAGAAGCTGCGGTTTTGGTGCGAGCTATGTCACAAGCAATGCAGGGACGCGTGCGGGTACAAGAACCATTGCACGACGGAGGGTCATTTGAGGAGGGTGCGCGTGTTTTCGCAGAACCCGAACATGTTTTTGGACCAGTATTCGAGGGAGTTTGAGAAGACGTTTATGGATTTGGTGCGCCGTCGGTTCCGGTTCAAGAGCATTTTGGCGAAGCGAGTGTACAACGAGTTCATTCAAGACCGGGAGCACGTGCACATGAACGCGACGAGGTGGGAGACGTTGACGGAGTTCGTGCTGTACCTCGGGAAGGCGGGTCTGTGCGAAGTGACGAATACGGAGCAGGGGCTGGTGATTAGGTACATAGACAGGGACCCGGCGAGGAAGGCGAGTCAGGAGGCGATGAGGATGAGGGAGAAGGAGGAGCTGAACGCCGAGCAGAGGCGGCAAAAGAGGTTGGAGGCGCAGATGAGGGCGTACAAGGAGTTGTACGGGGAGGAGGGTGACGCGGAGGCGGTCGCGGGTGAGGAGGAAGAGGATCCGGAGGGTTCGCCCCCGGAAAAGAAAGTTTGCCCGGCGACGGAGTCGGAAGAGCCGAAGACGGGCGCTGAGCCGAGCGTTTGTTTTTCGATTTGTCAGCCCAAGCCGGTCGTGAAGCAACCGCCGTTGCTGTCGCTGTCCGCGGCGCCGagcgcgccggcgccggcgcccacGACGCTGGACGAGCTCCGAATCGAGCAAGAGCGGCGCAAGGAGCAGCTGGGGCCGCAGAGACGACTGGCTGCACGTCGACATAGTCGTGAAGATCATGAACAAGGAGGTCGGGGACGGCGCGTTCTACAGGCGGAAGGCGGTGGTGGAGCGCGTGCTCGACAAGTATTTGGCGGTGGTGAAGCTGCTGGACGGCCCGGAAAGGCTCAAAATCGACCAGGACGACCTAGAAACGGTCTTGCCCCACTTGGACGGGGACGTTCTGGTCGTCAACGGCGCCTACCGAGGCGAGAGGGCGGCGCTGAAGCAGTGCCTGCTGGACGAGGAGGCGGCGGTCGTCCTCCTGAAGACGGGCGCGAGCGCCGGGAGCCGCGTGGTCAAGGGATACGATGACATCTCAAAGGCCTACGACCGCGAGGGCGCCCCGCAGACAAAGGCCCGATGAGAGGAGAGATACGTATGCATACATATGtatggggatatatatatatatatgtgtgtacatAATAAATGTGTATAGAAAGGGGGTGGGTGCGGCGCGAGCCGTTGTGTATTTGGTGCTAGAGCATGAAGGAGCTGTGTTCTGGCTGGTAGCCGAGTTTGGAGAGGTCCGGGAGGGTTTCGACCTTGAGGGCGGGCGCGTTGTTGGAGGGCAGGTGGAGGTGCGGGGGGGCTGGGTGGTAGAAGGAGTTGTGCGAGGACATGAAGGAGGTGTGCTCGGAGGGGGCGAAGGTGGAGGGGTGTTGGGGTCGACAGTCGGCGGGGTTGTGGGgggcggaggaggagggggggttgTGGGTGTTCCAGTCCTCGTCGTATTGGTGGTAGAGGG includes:
- the LOC126320772 gene encoding DNA/RNA-binding protein KIN17-like, with the translated sequence MFLDQYSREFEKTFMDLVRRRFRFKSILAKRVYNEFIQDREHVHMNATRWETLTEFVLYLGKAGLCEVTNTEQGLVIRYIDRDPARKASQEAMRMREKEELNAEQRRQKRLEAQMRAYKELYGEEGDAEAVAGEEEEDPEGSPPEKKVCPATESEEPKTGAEPSVCFSICQPKPVVKQPPLLSLSAAPSAPAPAPTTLDELRIEQERRKEQLGPQRRLAARRHSREDHEQGGRGRRVLQAEGGGGARARQVFGGGEAAGRPGKAQNRPGRPRNGLAPLGRGRSGRQRRLPRREGGAEAVPAGRGGGGRPPEDGRERREPRGQGIR
- the LOC126320769 gene encoding uncharacterized protein LOC126320769, producing MCWVLDNMDAGACLLEVVPNREAKMHLTSMLINYRLAQGRRNRVMCVSSDEVELKMQYEWCELESSKQAAFCANRFDSSLLKDESTRVIFLSYGVCTEAVLRDRETWTVILDEPIKGMAEKCALMNYVFSGGDYQLVKVLTQSELQERAVAELRKLRMNPRFCAYAAPKKSCQVSDATGSRWQSWEVLEQPAAERVEKYIQDMFRCVIVACTLFFHSRRYNDNWDGPRHCQFEYVRMFDPCLDMLASIEADSDDTSDEPDFHISFHEHSMNEYLKYLKLSSSYFSPLMSRLSQLQKLCKSDRFVQSVSHLLNMLSALECASIFEIPEKPLFELSRSMLESVKLFYPNQRSGSVLQNPYMFVTDHVKSQLQKNSFQQSKFSKLCQILSHSEIQLLICVLSHRTAQHLSQCLRIHSRRTTDHQAPQFLVVPFASDGQDNPICVLLEFLRFKGIQQPEYEIYQTNEGLFTCICKFRNENGVERTFEATCNSKKKAKTAAAQSAVDYLSSISPSNASIS